One part of the Saprospiraceae bacterium genome encodes these proteins:
- a CDS encoding ATP-binding protein, translating into MNQNTLDLMRQMKFNGMYNAFKLSLDSGKSEQLTPDEMVAQLIQSEWDERHNRSILKKVQNARFRYKAAVEDVYYGKDRNLDKNQIHRLVQCTFIDNFENILITGSTGIGKSYLASALGYHACSMGYKVAYFNATKLFARLKMAKADGSYIRDVSKIERVDLLILDDFGLQPLDNLNRAAMMEIIEDRHGKGSLIITSQIPVNKWHDIIGEQTVADAIMDRIIHEAHRLELKGESLRKKEKRMEELMTDFN; encoded by the coding sequence ATGAACCAAAACACATTAGATCTTATGCGACAGATGAAGTTCAATGGCATGTATAATGCCTTTAAGCTAAGTCTTGATTCCGGAAAATCTGAACAGCTTACTCCGGATGAAATGGTTGCTCAGCTCATACAATCCGAATGGGATGAACGACATAATAGAAGCATACTTAAAAAAGTTCAGAACGCAAGATTCCGATACAAAGCTGCAGTGGAAGATGTTTATTATGGCAAAGACAGAAACCTGGATAAGAATCAAATTCATCGTCTTGTACAATGTACCTTTATTGATAACTTTGAAAATATATTGATTACTGGAAGTACAGGAATTGGTAAAAGTTATCTGGCATCAGCATTAGGTTATCATGCTTGCAGCATGGGTTATAAGGTGGCCTATTTTAATGCTACTAAATTATTTGCAAGATTGAAAATGGCAAAAGCAGATGGATCTTATATCAGGGATGTCTCTAAAATAGAAAGAGTAGACTTGCTGATTCTCGATGACTTTGGTTTGCAGCCTTTAGATAATTTGAATCGAGCTGCTATGATGGAGATCATAGAGGACCGACATGGAAAAGGGTCATTAATAATTACCTCACAAATTCCAGTAAACAAGTGGCATGATATCATCGGTGAGCAAACTGTAGCAGATGCAATTATGGATAGAATCATTCATGAAGCACATCGATTAGAACTCAAAGGAGAATCACTTCGTAAAAAGGAGAAAAGAATGGAAGAATTAATGACTGATTTTAATTGA